In Pseudomonas hamedanensis, a single window of DNA contains:
- the purD gene encoding phosphoribosylamine--glycine ligase, which yields MNVLIIGSGGREHALAWKVAQDPRVQKVFVAPGNAGTAIEAKCENVAIDVLALEQLADFAEKNVALTIVGPEVPLVAGVVDLFRSRGLDCFGPTAGAAQLEGSKAFTKDFLARHKIPTADYQNFTEIEPALAYLREKGAPIVIKADGLAAGKGVIVAMTLAEAEDAVRDMLAGNAFGDAGSRVVIEEFLDGEEASFIVMVDGKNVLPMATSQDHKRVGDGDSGPNTGGMGAYSPAPVVTADVHQRVMDLVIWPTVRGMAEEGNVYTGFLYAGLMIDKAGNPKVIEFNCRFGDPETQPVMLRLQSSLVLLVEAALAQALDKVEAQWDPRPSVGIVLAAGGYPGDYAKGAAINGLEAAANLEGKVFHAGTALKDDNVVTAGGRVLCATAMGASVSEAQQQAYKLAAAIDWQGCFYRKDIGYRAIARERGEIQE from the coding sequence ATGAATGTTTTGATCATTGGCAGCGGTGGCCGTGAGCACGCCCTGGCCTGGAAAGTGGCTCAGGATCCGCGCGTGCAGAAAGTCTTTGTTGCGCCGGGCAACGCCGGTACGGCGATTGAGGCCAAGTGCGAAAACGTTGCCATCGACGTACTCGCCCTTGAGCAACTGGCCGACTTCGCCGAGAAAAACGTCGCCCTGACCATCGTCGGCCCGGAAGTGCCGCTGGTCGCTGGCGTGGTCGATCTGTTCCGTTCCCGTGGCCTGGACTGCTTCGGTCCGACCGCCGGCGCTGCGCAACTGGAAGGGTCGAAAGCCTTCACCAAGGATTTCCTCGCCCGTCACAAGATCCCGACCGCTGATTACCAGAACTTCACCGAGATCGAGCCGGCCCTGGCTTATCTGCGTGAAAAAGGCGCGCCGATCGTGATCAAGGCCGACGGTCTGGCTGCGGGCAAAGGCGTGATCGTTGCCATGACCCTGGCCGAAGCCGAAGACGCCGTGCGTGACATGCTCGCCGGCAATGCGTTCGGCGATGCCGGTTCACGCGTGGTCATCGAAGAATTCCTCGACGGCGAAGAAGCTTCGTTCATCGTCATGGTCGACGGCAAGAACGTCCTGCCGATGGCCACCAGCCAGGATCACAAACGCGTCGGCGACGGCGACAGCGGCCCGAACACCGGCGGCATGGGCGCTTACTCCCCTGCCCCGGTGGTCACCGCCGACGTGCATCAGCGCGTGATGGACCTGGTGATCTGGCCGACCGTGCGTGGCATGGCAGAAGAAGGCAATGTCTACACCGGTTTCCTCTATGCCGGTCTGATGATCGACAAGGCGGGCAATCCGAAGGTCATCGAATTCAACTGCCGCTTCGGCGATCCGGAAACCCAACCGGTGATGCTGCGTCTGCAATCGAGCCTGGTCTTGCTGGTCGAAGCCGCGCTGGCACAAGCGCTGGACAAAGTCGAAGCACAGTGGGATCCGCGTCCGAGTGTCGGCATCGTGCTGGCCGCTGGCGGCTACCCGGGCGATTACGCCAAGGGCGCAGCGATCAACGGCCTGGAGGCTGCCGCGAATCTGGAAGGTAAAGTCTTCCACGCCGGTACCGCATTGAAGGACGACAATGTCGTCACCGCCGGTGGTCGCGTACTTTGCGCCACCGCCATGGGCGCAAGCGTCAGCGAAGCCCAGCAGCAAGCCTATAAGCTCGCGGCGGCCATCGACTGGCAAGGCTGTTTCTACCGCAAGGACATCGGCTACCGCGCCATTGCCCGTGAACGTGGCGAAATCCAGGAATAA
- a CDS encoding hybrid sensor histidine kinase/response regulator has protein sequence MRWLRNAISFTVTLLTLLCMLPAQAAQGSGWSVLLDDQGSLQLSDIRSPRYTNQFSPIDLERLTAAEPEGALWLRFRLAPGKHEQVLRIFAPDLSQLNLYVLDGDKLIEQRNTGTDQPQAERPLPSSDFMLPLPLSDKPLDVYLRMVSDHQLRPHITLQSAVISAANQTQTLIFGLLFGCLGMLLLHNLVRYAYSRSRSSLWLAVCEGLLGLSLLLLLNLAGPWLPNWHALQTPGAYLALLLTAPAGLMFALRFFSPLGPHPLNKLLLTDIVLIVTCSLLLLFVNTLPLNIITYALVALAGLSMLLVGFYHWQKGYRPARLFVAAMVVFNIGTLIILPALLGLTLVAPQGLIMTLMVFICISGLLMSIALGERQRSITESRFSISRDLAASNAEINAKAEFLAKISHEIRTPMNGVLGMTELLLGTPLSVKQRDYVQTIHSAGNELLTLINEILDISKLESGQIELDDVQFDLNALIDDCLSIYRAKAEQQNVELISFIQPQVPRVISGDPTRLRQTLLSLLENALKKTDEGEVLIVVALDERSSKPRLRIAVQDSGVPMEAEERDALMHAELHSKHFLSANRLGGNLGLVIARQLIRLMHGEFGIKSGATAGSTLWLTLPLDPDRLEHPTSDLDSPLQGARVLVVDDNDTCRKVLVQQCSAWGLNVSAVPSGKEALALLRTKAHLRDYFDVVLLDQNMPGMTGMQLAAKIKEDPSLNHDILLIMLTGISNAPSKIIARNSGIKRILAKPVAGYTLKTTLADELNQRNKGQVVFQPQVVTAATAAKVPSDFRILVAEDNTISTKVIRGMLGKLNLQPDTASNGEEALQAMKAQRYDLVLMDCEMPILDGFSATQQLRAWEVSNQRIRTPIVALTAHILAEHKERARQAGMDGHMSKPVELSQLRELIEHWVAQRDQQNRTTTQPT, from the coding sequence GTGCGCTGGCTCAGGAATGCCATAAGCTTCACCGTCACTTTGCTGACCCTGCTCTGCATGCTCCCGGCCCAGGCCGCCCAAGGCAGTGGCTGGTCGGTATTGCTTGACGATCAGGGCAGCCTGCAACTGAGCGATATCCGCTCCCCTCGCTACACCAATCAATTCAGCCCCATCGATCTTGAGCGCCTCACGGCGGCCGAACCCGAGGGGGCCTTGTGGCTGCGTTTCAGGCTGGCACCGGGCAAGCACGAACAGGTGCTGCGCATCTTTGCCCCTGACCTGTCACAACTTAATCTCTACGTGCTCGACGGCGACAAACTGATCGAGCAACGCAACACCGGCACCGACCAGCCACAGGCTGAGCGGCCTCTGCCGAGCAGCGACTTCATGCTGCCGCTGCCGCTGAGCGACAAACCCCTCGACGTTTATCTGCGCATGGTCTCCGACCATCAGTTGCGCCCGCACATTACCCTGCAGTCTGCGGTAATCAGCGCGGCCAATCAGACCCAGACGCTGATCTTCGGCCTGCTGTTCGGTTGTCTGGGCATGCTGTTGCTGCACAATCTGGTGCGCTACGCCTATTCCCGCTCGCGCAGCAGCCTGTGGCTGGCGGTCTGTGAAGGTCTGCTCGGGTTGAGTCTGCTGCTGTTGCTCAATCTGGCCGGGCCGTGGTTGCCGAACTGGCATGCCTTGCAGACACCCGGCGCCTATCTGGCGTTGCTGCTGACCGCCCCGGCCGGGCTGATGTTCGCCTTGCGTTTCTTCTCCCCGCTCGGGCCGCACCCGCTGAACAAGCTGTTGCTGACAGACATTGTGCTGATCGTGACGTGCAGCCTGCTGTTGCTGTTCGTCAACACACTGCCGCTGAACATCATCACCTATGCGCTGGTGGCGCTGGCAGGCCTGAGCATGTTGCTGGTGGGGTTCTACCACTGGCAGAAAGGCTACCGGCCGGCGCGTCTGTTCGTCGCGGCGATGGTGGTGTTCAACATCGGCACGCTGATCATCCTTCCGGCGTTGCTGGGATTGACCCTGGTCGCGCCGCAAGGCCTGATCATGACGTTGATGGTGTTCATCTGCATCAGCGGCCTGCTGATGAGCATCGCTCTCGGCGAGCGACAGCGCAGCATCACCGAAAGCCGCTTCAGCATCAGCCGCGACCTCGCCGCGAGCAATGCAGAGATCAACGCCAAAGCCGAATTCCTCGCCAAGATCAGTCACGAAATCCGCACCCCGATGAACGGCGTACTGGGCATGACCGAGTTGCTGCTCGGCACGCCGCTCTCGGTCAAGCAACGCGACTACGTACAAACCATCCACAGCGCCGGCAACGAACTGCTGACCCTGATCAACGAGATCCTCGATATTTCCAAGCTCGAATCCGGGCAGATCGAACTGGACGACGTACAGTTTGACCTCAACGCCCTGATCGACGACTGCCTGAGCATCTACCGGGCCAAGGCCGAGCAGCAGAATGTCGAGCTGATCAGTTTTATCCAGCCGCAAGTGCCGCGTGTGATCAGCGGCGATCCGACGCGCCTGCGCCAGACCCTGCTGAGTCTGCTGGAAAACGCCCTGAAAAAAACCGACGAAGGCGAAGTGCTGATCGTCGTCGCCCTCGATGAGCGCAGCAGCAAGCCGCGTCTGCGCATCGCCGTGCAGGACAGCGGCGTGCCGATGGAAGCGGAAGAACGCGATGCGCTGATGCACGCCGAGTTGCACAGCAAACACTTTCTTTCGGCCAATCGCCTGGGCGGTAATCTCGGGCTGGTGATTGCCCGGCAACTGATTCGCCTGATGCACGGCGAGTTCGGCATCAAGAGCGGCGCCACGGCGGGCAGCACCTTGTGGCTGACCCTGCCGCTGGACCCGGACCGCCTGGAGCATCCGACCTCGGATCTGGACAGCCCGCTGCAAGGCGCACGGGTGCTGGTGGTCGACGACAACGACACCTGCCGTAAAGTGCTGGTGCAGCAATGCAGCGCCTGGGGCCTGAATGTCAGCGCCGTGCCTTCGGGCAAGGAAGCGCTGGCGCTGCTGCGCACCAAAGCGCACCTGCGCGACTATTTCGACGTGGTCCTGCTCGACCAGAACATGCCCGGCATGACCGGCATGCAGCTCGCAGCCAAGATCAAGGAAGACCCGAGCCTGAACCACGACATTCTGCTGATCATGCTCACCGGCATCAGCAATGCGCCGAGCAAGATCATCGCGCGCAATTCGGGGATCAAACGCATTCTGGCCAAACCGGTGGCCGGCTACACCCTCAAGACCACCCTCGCCGATGAGCTCAACCAGCGCAACAAAGGTCAGGTGGTGTTCCAGCCGCAAGTCGTCACGGCCGCCACCGCCGCCAAGGTGCCGAGCGACTTCCGCATCCTCGTCGCCGAAGACAACACGATCTCGACCAAAGTGATTCGCGGCATGCTCGGCAAGCTCAACTTGCAACCTGATACCGCCAGCAACGGTGAAGAGGCGCTGCAAGCGATGAAGGCCCAGCGTTACGATCTGGTGCTGATGGACTGTGAGATGCCGATCCTCGATGGTTTCTCCGCGACCCAGCAGCTGCGGGCCTGGGAAGTCAGCAACCAGCGCATCCGCACGCCGATCGTCGCGTTGACGGCGCACATCCTTGCCGAACACAAGGAACGCGCGCGTCAAGCGGGCATGGACGGACACATGTCCAAACCGGTAGAGCTGTCGCAATTGCGCGAGCTGATCGAACACTGGGTCGCGCAGCGCGATCAGCAGAATCGGACTACCACGCAACCGACCTGA
- a CDS encoding MarC family protein, whose protein sequence is MLHVLFSVYLKMLVLYSPFFVLSCFISLTRGYSRKEQRRLAWKVAVATLVSSVLLYLFGRVIFDVFGITVDAFRIGAGSVLFISALGMAQGKPAVQADNVQQDVTIVPLTIPLTVGPGTIGALLVMGVSQPHWDDKLTAIMSIALASFTVGVVLYLSNRIERILGDQGLQIVSRLMGLFVCALAAQIIFTGVKGYLVP, encoded by the coding sequence ATGCTTCACGTGCTGTTCAGCGTTTACCTGAAGATGCTGGTGCTCTATAGCCCGTTCTTCGTGCTGTCCTGTTTTATCAGCCTGACCCGTGGGTATTCGCGCAAGGAGCAACGGCGCCTGGCCTGGAAGGTTGCGGTGGCAACCCTGGTTTCAAGCGTTTTGCTGTATTTGTTCGGGCGAGTGATTTTCGATGTGTTCGGCATCACCGTGGATGCGTTTCGCATCGGCGCCGGCAGCGTGCTGTTCATTTCGGCGCTGGGCATGGCCCAGGGCAAACCGGCGGTGCAGGCTGACAATGTGCAGCAGGACGTGACCATTGTGCCGCTGACCATTCCGTTGACGGTGGGCCCCGGCACCATCGGCGCACTGCTGGTGATGGGCGTCAGCCAGCCGCACTGGGACGATAAACTCACCGCGATCATGAGTATTGCGTTGGCAAGTTTCACGGTGGGCGTGGTGCTGTATTTGTCGAACCGTATCGAACGGATTCTCGGTGACCAGGGCTTGCAGATTGTCAGCCGTTTGATGGGGTTGTTTGTCTGCGCGCTGGCGGCGCAGATCATCTTTACCGGTGTGAAGGGCTATCTGGTGCCCTGA
- the purH gene encoding bifunctional phosphoribosylaminoimidazolecarboxamide formyltransferase/IMP cyclohydrolase has translation MTDQTTRLPIRRALISVSDKTGILEFARELEALGVEILSTGGTFKLLRDNGVAAVEVADYTGFAEMMDGRVKTLHPKIHGGILGRRGIDDAIMSEHGIKPIDLVAVNLYPFEATINKPGCDLPTAIENIDIGGPTMVRSAAKNHKDVAIVVNASDYADVLQNLKAGGLTYAQRFDLMLKAFEHTAAYDGMIANYMGTVNQAAETLTTEGRSEFPRTFNSQFIKAQEMRYGENPHQSAAFYVEAKPAEVGIATATQLQGKELSYNNVADTDAALECVKSFVKPACVIVKHANPCGVAVSPDAEGGIRQAYELAYATDTESAFGGIIAFNRELDAETAKAIVERQFVEVIIAPSVSEEARAIVAAKANVRLLACGEWSADRAAAWDYKRVNGGLLVQSRDIGMISADDLKVVTKRAPTEQEIHDLIFAWKVAKYVKSNAIVYARNRQTIGVGAGQMSRVNSARIAAIKAEHAGLQVAGSVMASDAFFPFRDGLDNAAKVGITAVIQPGGSMRDAEVIAAADEAGIAMVFTGMRHFRH, from the coding sequence ATGACCGACCAGACTACCCGCCTGCCGATCCGCCGCGCCTTGATCAGCGTTTCCGACAAGACCGGGATCCTCGAATTCGCCAGGGAGCTTGAAGCCCTGGGCGTCGAGATCCTCTCCACCGGCGGAACGTTCAAGTTGCTGCGCGACAACGGCGTTGCCGCAGTGGAAGTCGCGGATTACACCGGTTTCGCCGAGATGATGGACGGTCGGGTGAAAACCCTGCACCCGAAAATCCACGGCGGCATCCTCGGTCGTCGCGGTATCGACGACGCGATCATGAGCGAGCACGGCATCAAGCCGATCGATCTGGTGGCGGTCAACCTCTATCCGTTCGAAGCCACCATCAACAAGCCAGGCTGCGACCTGCCGACCGCCATCGAGAACATCGATATCGGCGGCCCGACCATGGTCCGTTCCGCAGCAAAAAACCATAAAGATGTAGCGATCGTGGTGAATGCCAGCGATTACGCCGATGTCCTGCAAAACCTCAAGGCCGGTGGCCTGACCTACGCCCAGCGTTTCGACCTGATGCTCAAGGCCTTCGAACACACTGCCGCCTACGACGGCATGATCGCCAACTACATGGGCACCGTGAATCAGGCGGCCGAAACCCTGACCACCGAAGGTCGCAGCGAATTCCCGCGCACCTTCAACAGCCAGTTCATCAAGGCTCAGGAAATGCGCTACGGCGAGAACCCGCACCAGAGCGCGGCGTTCTACGTTGAAGCCAAACCTGCCGAAGTCGGCATCGCCACCGCGACCCAGCTGCAAGGCAAAGAGCTGTCGTACAACAACGTGGCCGACACCGACGCTGCGCTGGAATGCGTGAAGAGCTTCGTCAAGCCAGCCTGTGTGATCGTCAAGCACGCCAACCCGTGCGGCGTCGCTGTCAGCCCGGACGCCGAAGGCGGTATCCGTCAGGCCTACGAACTGGCCTACGCCACCGACACCGAGTCGGCCTTTGGCGGCATCATCGCCTTCAACCGTGAACTGGATGCCGAGACCGCCAAGGCGATCGTCGAGCGTCAGTTCGTTGAAGTGATCATCGCGCCATCGGTCAGTGAAGAAGCCCGCGCCATCGTCGCGGCCAAAGCCAACGTGCGCCTGCTGGCCTGCGGCGAGTGGTCGGCTGACCGCGCTGCTGCCTGGGACTACAAGCGCGTCAACGGTGGTCTGCTGGTACAGAGCCGCGATATCGGCATGATCAGCGCCGATGACCTGAAAGTCGTGACCAAACGCGCTCCGACCGAACAGGAAATCCACGACCTGATCTTTGCCTGGAAAGTTGCCAAATACGTTAAATCCAACGCCATCGTCTACGCCAGGAACCGCCAGACCATCGGTGTCGGCGCCGGCCAGATGAGCCGCGTCAACTCGGCGCGCATCGCTGCAATCAAGGCTGAGCATGCCGGTCTGCAGGTTGCCGGATCGGTGATGGCCTCCGATGCGTTCTTCCCGTTCCGCGACGGCCTGGACAACGCGGCCAAGGTCGGTATCACTGCGGTGATCCAGCCGGGCGGCTCGATGCGTGACGCTGAAGTGATTGCCGCTGCCGATGAAGCCGGTATCGCCATGGTGTTCACCGGCATGCGCCACTTCCGTCACTAA